Below is a genomic region from Drosophila kikkawai strain 14028-0561.14 chromosome X, DkikHiC1v2, whole genome shotgun sequence.
ACTTTATTCAGATTGAAATGTTCCGGGCAATGCTCGCACCTGAGGGCGTTTCAAAGAACTTGAATAGAATTCTGGCGACCTCGTTGTTGATGGACATGAACTATGCAGGAAGTTGCTATAAAACAGGCCTGACTACATATGTAAACCTAAACAATGCGATATATGGTAAGTGGGCATTTCCCATTTTGAATCAAATCTTATTCTTCCACTTTCCTCAGAGTCACAGCAAGCTGATGGATACACCTTGGAGGACTATGCCAAGGATGTCCGCACAGCTTTtacgaaaataaaacaaagagtATATAAGgctaaaagcaaaagcaaaatgcAACGAAGAGAGGAAATGGGTCTAGACTGTGATGCGGATACCACTGATAAAATGGACTCGACGTCgtagaatttaaattagatgTATCTTCTTAATTTTGTTAAAGTATATGCTAACCCACTAAACAGTGCTGGCATGATATATgtgtaaaaaatcttaaaggCCTAGTTTAttggtttaaaattttaactttaaatatacatattagtctcagtatttttttaaacttcaaAAGGAACGGGGAAGAAACATCGACATAAACATCGCACACTAGTTTTCAGCAGGCACTCACATTGATAGTAACTCTATCGATAGTTTGGAAACAATATACATATTCGATCGTCAAATGATTTAAAATGcaggaaaaattcaatttgggcTTGTATTTCTTGATCCAGACCTTTCAAGTGAGTACAAGCTGGAATATTTACAGTTTGTCTAATTGCTGgaataaatttataagccgGTACTTATTGTTTACGAATATTTATTCTTGTATCTTCTGCTTTCGTTTCATGATGAATccttttaaatgaaatataacttTTTGCATATGcgaataattattttgttatattatacTTTCGATTTATGAGAAatctcttaaaataaaaaatatattttttgcatatTCTGCTGCGATAGTCTGCGAGCCATCGATAGCGCCGAAACGGCCCAAGCATCGTTACTATCGATAGCGCCATCGGTGTTTTGACAGCTCCACTGGcgattttcttttcctttctttcCGGTCTCTGCTCCATAGAAGACGCAAAGTACGTTTAAAGCTGAAAATAATCTTGAAAATGAAGTGAAATCCGACTATGTGAAAAGCGAAACAAACCGCCACTGCAGGCGCCGTGTAACTTTCCGGCCGTTGCAGTGGCCGTTGTGCTTGagtttgtttacgttttcggGTTAATCGCAGAAAAAAGCGCATATTATACCCCTTTCCGAGTCGgggacaacaacaaccataacAAAGCCGCCGAagctaattattttttgttacttatttttttgtctgtGCAGCATGTTCATGCCAAAGGCCCATCGTGTCGCCATCTACGAATACCTCTTCAAGGAGGGCGTAATCGTGGCCAAGAAGGACTTCCACGCCCAGAAGCACCCTGAGCTGGAGTCGATCCCCAATCTGCACGTCATCAAGGCTCTGCAGTCCCTGCACTCCCGTGGCCTCGTCAAGGAGCAGTTCGCCTGGAGGCACTACTACTGGTACCTCACCAACGAGGGAATCGAGGAGCTGCGCAGCTACCTGCATCTGCCCCCCGAGATTGTGCCCTCGACCCTGAAGCGTCCCGCTCGCTCGGAGACGGTGCGCCCGCGCCCAGCCGCCGGCGGCCCACGCGGCCCCGGAGACGCCTCCAAGACCGGCGAGGACCGTTCGGCCTACAGACGCGCTCCCGGTGGCAGTGGTGTTGACAAGAAGGGTGATGTTGGACCCGGCGCCGGTGAGGTCGAGTTCCGTGGCGGATTCGGACGCGGTTCCCGCAACTAAGCCACTTGCTGcgtttcagttttttttatgtaaaattaattcaCAGTAAAGAAACTAATGTTGAACTGAAGATTCCcctcaacaaaaacaacaaaaaataagaaaaaatacatCAGAAATGTGTGTATGTTTTATGATGTGACCATCCAATCcaattataaaacaaacgCAAGTGAAtccctttttgttttgtgatttttgtgtgtggtgtggtgtgTGCGCATAGGATCCAGGATTTAGACACATTGGGCAACCTGGTTGTGGCGGAAAAGACTCCCCAAGAAGATGGTTGCCAGGCGGAAGCGAGAAGCTTAAAAGCTTTCCGGGCTCTGGACAAGAGTTTGGTTTTAGTCCATGGAGGATCCCAGTTTGGCAGTTTCACTGAGGATTAGCTTGGCCACTTAATTGTGCAAAATTTGGTGCATGATACCGTCACCCGCGATAATATCTTCATTGAAGAAACACTCATAGCTTGGGCCATGCAAGCTGGCTTGCACGTGCTGGCCAGTTAAACGGGTTTCCCA
It encodes:
- the RpS10b gene encoding small ribosomal subunit protein eS10B, which encodes MFMPKAHRVAIYEYLFKEGVIVAKKDFHAQKHPELESIPNLHVIKALQSLHSRGLVKEQFAWRHYYWYLTNEGIEELRSYLHLPPEIVPSTLKRPARSETVRPRPAAGGPRGPGDASKTGEDRSAYRRAPGGSGVDKKGDVGPGAGEVEFRGGFGRGSRN